From Elephas maximus indicus isolate mEleMax1 chromosome 25, mEleMax1 primary haplotype, whole genome shotgun sequence, the proteins below share one genomic window:
- the C25H20orf202 gene encoding uncharacterized protein C20orf202 homolog, translated as MEIAEEPTTNLGQTLEWLRKELSEMQIQDQRLLLTLRHLHSVLEELRAERAHWEDARSSGGSSPIRARAGSEGRGHQPVSLRGLAYLLRGEDSRRSSLP; from the exons ATGGAAATAGCAGAAGAGCCCACCACAAATCTCGGACAGACCCTGGAGTGGCTGAGAAAGGAACTG TCTGAGATGCAGATCCAAGACCAGAGACTCCTGCTCACGCTGAGGCATCTCCACAGTGTCCTGGAGGAGCTGCGCGCTGAGCGTGCCCACTGGGAGGATGCCAGGTCCAGCGGGGGGTCCTCCCCTATCAGAGCTCGAGCAGGCTCTGAAGGCAGGGGCCACCAGCCTGTCTCCTTGAGGGGGCTGGCCTACCTCCTCCGAGGAGAAGACAGTAGACGCAGCTCCCTTCCTTAA